The following proteins are co-located in the Camelina sativa cultivar DH55 chromosome 12, Cs, whole genome shotgun sequence genome:
- the LOC104733528 gene encoding uncharacterized protein LOC104733528 yields the protein MNTSFVLIIVIALSFGSNNASKFFPKNQVIIKNSLNRSDDILTVHCISDQDDLGIHYVHYSDLYSFKFGDKFFGGTKFDCKLSHGVGFKSSVTFTAYREDPYFYIKFGEVTFWDAREDGIYLSNEYYHEKFMYSW from the coding sequence ATGAAtacatcttttgttttaatcattgtAATTGCTTTGAGTTTTGGATCGAACAATGCTAgcaaattttttccaaaaaaccaAGTAATTATCAAGAATTCTCTCAACAGGAGTGATGATATTCTCACTGTTCATTGTATATCTGATCAAGACGATCTCGGTATTCACTATGTGCATTATTCAGACTTATATTCCTTTAAGTTTGGGGATAAATTTTTTGGTGGGACTAAGTTTGACTGCAAACTATCGCATGGAGTGGGTTTTAAATCTTCTGTTACTTTTACTGCTTACAGAGAAGATCcttatttttacattaaatttggtGAAGTAACGTTTTGGGATGCTAGAGAGGATGGGATCTATCTCTCAAATGAGTATTATCATGAAAAGTTTATGTATAGTTGGTAA